The following coding sequences are from one Salvia hispanica cultivar TCC Black 2014 chromosome 3, UniMelb_Shisp_WGS_1.0, whole genome shotgun sequence window:
- the LOC125215181 gene encoding plant UBX domain-containing protein 7-like isoform X1: MEGVLSAVDQQRLVSSFLEIAIGQTADTARQFLQATSWNFEEAIQLYFIGNEGRAAQPPAYFPPVGDDFPPHDLENELGRPDDTDGVRAPLPVKRDVLYDSPMLYGRTRTGDSSQGTPSVVPFRNFQEEMKRPGVWEAEQGSSSSVPDKVQDNLASLYRPPFAIMYHGPFEKAKDHARVQNKWLLVNMQSTKEFSSHMLNRDTWANEAVAQTIKTNFIFWQVYNDTEEGSKVCTYYKLDTIPVIMVIDPITGQKMRSWRGMIQPQNLLEDLLQFMDGSPSDLHVSHSHKRSRESSKSPIPRPQPTTAADNNNENDEELQRALAMSMDDHKETDTKSDHTEKVDDATTAEPQVKRPTYLPLPEEPKGDRNLLCMVGIRLPDGRRIRRNFLRTDPVQLLWSFCSLELKEDSNRPFRLSQAIPGASKTLDFNVISTFEDSGLANSMISVTWE; the protein is encoded by the exons GCTACAAGCTGGAATTTTGAGGAAGCTATTCAACTCTATTTCATTGGCAATGAAGGCAGGGCAGCTCAACCTCCTGCATATTTTCCACCAGTGGGAGATGACTTTCCTCCGCATGATTTGGAGAATGAGTTGGGTCGTCCAGATGACACTGATGGTGTGCGGGCACCTTTACCTGTGAAAAGAGATGTTCTTTATGACAGTCCAATGCTTTATGG CAGAACACGAACAGGAGATTCATCACAAGGAACTCCTTCTGTAGTTCCATTTCGCAATTTTCAGGAGGAGATGAAGCGACCTGGAGTCTGGGAAGCAGAACAAGGTTCTTCGTCTTCTGTTCCGGATAAAGTTCAGGATAATCTTGCCTCCTTATATCGTCCTCCCTTTGCTATAATGTACCATGGCCCCTTTGAAAAG GCTAAAGATCATGCAAGAGTTCAGAACAAATGGCTCCTTGTCAACATGCAGTCCACTAAGGAATTTAGCTCCCATATG CTTAACCGCGACACTTGGGCAAATGAAGCTGTTGCTCAGACTATTAAGACAAACTTCATTTTCTGGCAG GTATATAATGATACTGAAGAGGGGAGCAAAGTTTGTACTTACTACAAATTAGACACTATTCCAGTCATTATGGTGATCGATCCCATAACAGGTCAAAAAATGCGTTCTTGGCGTGGAATGATTCAACCACAAAACTTGCTTGAG GATCTGTTACAATTTATGGATGGCAGCCCCTCAGATCTTCATGTCAGTCACTCTCATAAACGATCCAGAGAAAGTTCAAAGTCTCCTATTCCACGTCCCCAACCAACTACAG CTGCAGATAACAATAATGAGAATGATGAAGAACTGCAGAGAGCGCTGGCTATGTCTATGGATGATCACAAGGAGACTGATACAAAATCAGATCACACCGAAAAAGTGGATGATGCCACCACTGCTGAGCCGCAAGTTAAGAGGCCAACTTATTTACCTTTGCCTGAAGAACCCAAGGGTGACAGGAATCTGCTTTGCATGGTTGGAATACGTCTCCCTGATGGCCGCAGAATCCGGAGGAACTTCCTTCGCACCGATCCAGTTCAG CTGCTATGGTCATTCTGCTCCTTGGAGCTGAAGGAAGACAGTAACCGGCCATTTCGCCTGAGCCAAGCTATTCCCGGTGCATCAAAGACATTGGATTTCAATGTCATTTCAACATTTGAGGATTCGGGGCTTGCCAACTCAATGATTTCGGTAACTTGGGAATGA
- the LOC125215181 gene encoding plant UBX domain-containing protein 7-like isoform X2 has product MEGVLSAVDQQRLVSSFLEIAIGQTADTARQFLQATSWNFEEAIQLYFIGNEGRAAQPPAYFPPVGDDFPPHDLENELGRPDDTDGVRAPLPVKRDVLYDSPMLYGTRTGDSSQGTPSVVPFRNFQEEMKRPGVWEAEQGSSSSVPDKVQDNLASLYRPPFAIMYHGPFEKAKDHARVQNKWLLVNMQSTKEFSSHMLNRDTWANEAVAQTIKTNFIFWQVYNDTEEGSKVCTYYKLDTIPVIMVIDPITGQKMRSWRGMIQPQNLLEDLLQFMDGSPSDLHVSHSHKRSRESSKSPIPRPQPTTAADNNNENDEELQRALAMSMDDHKETDTKSDHTEKVDDATTAEPQVKRPTYLPLPEEPKGDRNLLCMVGIRLPDGRRIRRNFLRTDPVQLLWSFCSLELKEDSNRPFRLSQAIPGASKTLDFNVISTFEDSGLANSMISVTWE; this is encoded by the exons GCTACAAGCTGGAATTTTGAGGAAGCTATTCAACTCTATTTCATTGGCAATGAAGGCAGGGCAGCTCAACCTCCTGCATATTTTCCACCAGTGGGAGATGACTTTCCTCCGCATGATTTGGAGAATGAGTTGGGTCGTCCAGATGACACTGATGGTGTGCGGGCACCTTTACCTGTGAAAAGAGATGTTCTTTATGACAGTCCAATGCTTTATGG AACACGAACAGGAGATTCATCACAAGGAACTCCTTCTGTAGTTCCATTTCGCAATTTTCAGGAGGAGATGAAGCGACCTGGAGTCTGGGAAGCAGAACAAGGTTCTTCGTCTTCTGTTCCGGATAAAGTTCAGGATAATCTTGCCTCCTTATATCGTCCTCCCTTTGCTATAATGTACCATGGCCCCTTTGAAAAG GCTAAAGATCATGCAAGAGTTCAGAACAAATGGCTCCTTGTCAACATGCAGTCCACTAAGGAATTTAGCTCCCATATG CTTAACCGCGACACTTGGGCAAATGAAGCTGTTGCTCAGACTATTAAGACAAACTTCATTTTCTGGCAG GTATATAATGATACTGAAGAGGGGAGCAAAGTTTGTACTTACTACAAATTAGACACTATTCCAGTCATTATGGTGATCGATCCCATAACAGGTCAAAAAATGCGTTCTTGGCGTGGAATGATTCAACCACAAAACTTGCTTGAG GATCTGTTACAATTTATGGATGGCAGCCCCTCAGATCTTCATGTCAGTCACTCTCATAAACGATCCAGAGAAAGTTCAAAGTCTCCTATTCCACGTCCCCAACCAACTACAG CTGCAGATAACAATAATGAGAATGATGAAGAACTGCAGAGAGCGCTGGCTATGTCTATGGATGATCACAAGGAGACTGATACAAAATCAGATCACACCGAAAAAGTGGATGATGCCACCACTGCTGAGCCGCAAGTTAAGAGGCCAACTTATTTACCTTTGCCTGAAGAACCCAAGGGTGACAGGAATCTGCTTTGCATGGTTGGAATACGTCTCCCTGATGGCCGCAGAATCCGGAGGAACTTCCTTCGCACCGATCCAGTTCAG CTGCTATGGTCATTCTGCTCCTTGGAGCTGAAGGAAGACAGTAACCGGCCATTTCGCCTGAGCCAAGCTATTCCCGGTGCATCAAAGACATTGGATTTCAATGTCATTTCAACATTTGAGGATTCGGGGCTTGCCAACTCAATGATTTCGGTAACTTGGGAATGA